In a genomic window of Nodosilinea sp. E11:
- a CDS encoding DNA-directed RNA polymerase subunit omega, protein MVKRSPFDSTQVMRRTEDLIRAASNRYRITVQVANRAQRRRFEDFENYEDPKMKPVLRAIIEMSDELTQPEIIGE, encoded by the coding sequence ATGGTTAAGCGTTCTCCTTTCGACAGCACTCAGGTTATGCGACGGACCGAAGACCTAATTCGAGCTGCCTCAAACCGCTATCGCATTACGGTACAGGTAGCTAATCGTGCTCAGCGGCGACGCTTTGAGGATTTTGAAAACTACGAAGATCCCAAGATGAAGCCTGTGCTGCGGGCTATTATCGAGATGTCTGACGAGCTAACTCAGCCTGAGATCATTGGCGAATAA
- a CDS encoding RNA polymerase sigma factor SigF: MATQTSTIRSRGMELLMQYKQSPSVQLRNRLVQLNAGLVRKIAHRVSHQCSEPYEDLEQIGYIGLIRAIERFDPSQGCAFSSFAVPYIRGEMLHFLRDRGTTVKIPRRWQDLQKESQKLQMELMRTLGRNPSDSEMAEALGVPVKEWREVKMAHKNRLPLSLDATVCQQVDSNITLGETLPDSHYQLMQALEEDRQQIQRALNQLESKTRTAIEFVFFKGLSRKEVAEKIGVSPMTVTRRIQRGVDEMIAYLQPQELHIDS; the protein is encoded by the coding sequence ATGGCAACTCAAACTTCGACAATTCGCTCCCGTGGCATGGAACTGCTTATGCAGTACAAGCAGTCTCCCTCTGTACAGCTGCGCAACAGACTAGTTCAACTCAATGCTGGTCTAGTTCGCAAAATTGCCCACCGGGTGAGCCACCAGTGCTCCGAACCTTACGAAGATCTTGAGCAGATTGGCTACATCGGTCTAATCCGCGCCATCGAGCGATTTGATCCAAGCCAGGGCTGTGCTTTTAGCTCCTTTGCTGTGCCCTACATTCGCGGTGAGATGCTGCACTTCCTGCGCGATCGCGGCACTACCGTTAAGATTCCCCGCCGCTGGCAAGATCTGCAAAAAGAGTCTCAGAAACTTCAGATGGAGTTGATGCGCACCCTAGGCCGTAACCCTAGCGATAGCGAGATGGCTGAGGCTTTGGGTGTACCCGTTAAAGAATGGCGAGAGGTCAAAATGGCCCACAAGAATCGCCTGCCCCTTAGCCTGGATGCTACTGTGTGTCAGCAGGTTGACTCCAACATTACCCTTGGCGAAACGCTTCCCGATAGCCACTATCAGCTGATGCAGGCGTTAGAGGAAGACCGTCAGCAAATCCAGCGGGCACTGAACCAGCTTGAGTCTAAAACCCGCACCGCCATCGAATTTGTCTTTTTCAAAGGACTGTCTCGCAAAGAAGTCGCTGAGAAAATTGGCGTTAGCCCCATGACCGTTACCCGCCGCATCCAGCGTGGAGTGGATGAAATGATTGCTTACCTCCAACCCCAAGAACTGCATATCGATTCTTAG
- a CDS encoding NUDIX hydrolase, which yields MPLGQEPPQLLKQRLFYEGRKFNFEVNRLRLPNRAEGDWECIRHPGGALAVPVTTSGELVMVRQYRFAVMGRLLEFPAGTIESEESPADTIRREIREEIGYSAQTWLPIGRFPLAPGYSDEIIYAYLATDLELIESPPEADVDEDIEVVVLTPAQLEKSILAGEAVDAKTIASFYLAKPYLEKLAAL from the coding sequence ATGCCCCTTGGTCAAGAGCCACCTCAACTACTAAAGCAGCGTTTATTTTATGAAGGTCGTAAATTTAACTTTGAAGTCAATCGACTGCGTTTACCCAATCGGGCCGAGGGAGATTGGGAATGTATTCGTCACCCCGGCGGTGCCTTAGCCGTACCCGTCACTACCAGTGGTGAATTGGTTATGGTGCGCCAGTATCGTTTTGCCGTCATGGGACGCTTGCTAGAATTCCCCGCAGGCACCATTGAGTCAGAGGAGTCTCCCGCCGACACCATTCGCCGAGAAATTCGAGAAGAAATTGGCTACAGTGCCCAAACCTGGTTACCCATTGGGCGCTTTCCTTTGGCTCCTGGCTACTCCGACGAAATTATTTATGCTTATCTAGCGACCGATTTAGAGCTTATTGAGTCGCCTCCAGAGGCCGATGTCGATGAAGATATAGAAGTCGTTGTTCTCACCCCGGCCCAACTCGAAAAGTCTATTTTGGCTGGGGAAGCGGTAGACGCTAAAACAATTGCTAGCTTCTACCTAGCCAAGCCTTATCTAGAGAAACTGGCGGCTCTTTGA
- a CDS encoding DUF1818 family protein — MNNRFVKEGRGWRLGWDAAAPEYKGLLAGQSWAIELTAAEFEAFRRLVLDIKSTMDAIAAELMDDERIACEAEADYLWVEAEGLPNAYGLRFILTSGRSCEGSWDAIASQSIIEQIAHLEVF, encoded by the coding sequence ATGAACAACCGATTTGTGAAGGAAGGCCGGGGGTGGCGATTGGGCTGGGATGCTGCCGCCCCCGAATACAAAGGGCTATTAGCCGGGCAGTCTTGGGCGATCGAGCTAACCGCAGCCGAGTTTGAGGCATTTCGCCGATTGGTGTTAGATATCAAATCCACCATGGATGCGATCGCAGCGGAACTCATGGATGATGAACGCATTGCCTGTGAAGCTGAGGCCGATTACCTTTGGGTAGAAGCCGAAGGGCTTCCCAACGCCTACGGTCTTAGGTTTATCTTAACCTCGGGCCGCAGCTGTGAAGGCTCTTGGGACGCGATCGCGTCCCAGTCGATTATTGAGCAAATCGCTCACTTAGAGGTATTTTGA
- a CDS encoding HAD family phosphatase, with amino-acid sequence MALKAVLLDFNGVIINDEAIHQQLIEELLLEENLRPNPEDLNQFCLGRSDAACLGDLLRRQGRTVPETYLEKLLDRKAARYKEMLTKLSVLPLYPGLDDLIYQIRTAQLRLAIVSGARRSEIEIVLSRVNWGEHVNLIVATDDLPSGVSKPAPDGYLLAIERLNRQFGDLELHPEECLAVEDSFAGIEAAKRARVPVLGVAHAYPYQMIHRRATWVIDHLYELNLDWLKPYYNQQFGLANDLNNPQQTEL; translated from the coding sequence ATGGCTCTTAAGGCAGTGTTATTAGACTTTAACGGCGTCATTATTAATGATGAGGCAATTCATCAGCAGCTCATTGAAGAATTACTGCTGGAAGAAAATCTGCGACCAAACCCCGAAGACTTGAACCAGTTTTGTCTGGGGCGATCGGATGCAGCCTGTTTAGGTGATTTGCTTAGGCGCCAGGGGCGGACAGTGCCGGAGACCTACCTGGAAAAATTGTTAGACCGTAAGGCTGCCCGGTACAAAGAGATGTTGACTAAGTTAAGTGTGCTCCCCCTGTATCCGGGTTTAGACGATTTGATCTACCAAATACGCACCGCTCAACTCAGGTTGGCGATTGTCTCAGGAGCACGGCGCAGCGAAATTGAAATCGTATTATCTCGCGTCAACTGGGGAGAACATGTAAATCTGATTGTGGCAACAGATGACCTACCATCGGGAGTTAGCAAACCTGCCCCCGATGGCTATCTCTTGGCCATCGAACGGCTAAATCGACAGTTTGGCGATTTAGAGTTGCATCCTGAAGAGTGCCTAGCGGTAGAAGACTCGTTTGCCGGTATTGAGGCTGCCAAGCGGGCTAGAGTGCCAGTTTTAGGGGTCGCCCATGCCTACCCATATCAGATGATTCACCGACGAGCTACGTGGGTTATCGATCACCTCTATGAGCTCAATCTAGACTGGCTCAAGCCCTACTACAACCAGCAATTCGGATTGGCGAACGACCTGAACAACCCACAACAAACAGAACTTTAA